A genomic stretch from Parafrankia irregularis includes:
- the macS gene encoding MacS family sensor histidine kinase, which yields MRRPPGSARLRGPNGVRGALWRSLAVFRLVATCYAVVTVGRDLGQGTSAVPGLLWFVAVTLWSLVMSLFAPAADRRWPRLRDYLVAADVVVCVAVLLAAGAVSPAGSRDVLPALWTASGVFSAALVGGTVGGVAGGVVLAVASFVATGSVSQASIRPAVLFVVSGAVVGYLSQTAFRAESALARLLAARAGDAERERLARDVHDGVLQVLSLIAREAERGLPAADVARLAADQETALRDLLRSPGAAVRVDPEDPEGPEGAGRRAVRAVLAGLAGLPGGRGGSSRPDPAEADLGGLLMAITRRQPAMAAGAGGDLPLQVTVSTPGVPVPLPRRHADEIVAAVRAVLDNVAMHAGPGASAWILLEDDGGSVVVTVRDDGIGIEPGRAEQAAAQGRLGLAVSVRGRIRELGGDVAVTGRPGEGTEVELRVPR from the coding sequence GTGCGCAGGCCACCGGGTTCGGCCCGCCTCCGTGGGCCGAACGGTGTGCGCGGCGCGCTGTGGCGTTCACTCGCGGTCTTCCGCCTGGTGGCGACGTGCTACGCGGTCGTGACGGTCGGGCGTGACCTCGGGCAGGGCACGTCCGCGGTCCCCGGTCTGCTCTGGTTCGTCGCGGTGACCCTCTGGTCGTTGGTCATGTCGTTGTTCGCGCCCGCGGCCGACCGCCGGTGGCCTCGGCTGCGCGACTACCTGGTCGCGGCGGATGTCGTGGTGTGCGTCGCGGTCCTGCTGGCCGCCGGCGCGGTGAGCCCGGCCGGGTCCCGGGATGTCCTTCCCGCCCTGTGGACGGCGAGTGGTGTGTTCAGCGCCGCGCTCGTCGGTGGAACCGTGGGAGGCGTCGCCGGCGGTGTGGTCCTGGCCGTGGCGTCCTTCGTCGCGACCGGCTCGGTGAGCCAGGCCTCGATACGTCCGGCGGTTCTCTTCGTGGTCTCGGGAGCCGTTGTCGGCTACCTCAGCCAGACCGCGTTCCGCGCCGAGTCGGCCCTGGCGCGCCTGCTGGCCGCGCGGGCCGGGGACGCCGAGCGGGAGCGGCTCGCCCGCGACGTCCACGACGGAGTGCTGCAGGTCCTCTCCCTGATCGCCCGTGAGGCCGAGCGAGGCCTGCCCGCCGCCGACGTCGCCAGGCTGGCCGCCGATCAGGAGACAGCGCTGCGTGACCTGCTGCGGTCGCCGGGCGCGGCCGTGCGGGTCGATCCAGAAGATCCGGAAGGTCCAGAGGGCGCTGGGAGGCGGGCGGTCCGGGCGGTCCTGGCAGGCCTGGCAGGCCTGCCAGGCGGCAGGGGCGGATCCTCGCGGCCCGATCCCGCCGAGGCGGATCTCGGGGGCCTGTTGATGGCGATCACCCGGAGGCAGCCGGCGATGGCCGCGGGCGCGGGCGGTGACCTGCCGCTGCAGGTGACGGTCTCGACTCCGGGCGTGCCGGTGCCTCTGCCGAGGAGGCATGCGGACGAGATCGTCGCGGCCGTCCGTGCTGTGCTGGACAATGTGGCCATGCACGCCGGCCCCGGGGCGTCGGCGTGGATCCTGCTTGAGGACGACGGCGGTTCGGTTGTCGTGACCGTTCGCGATGACGGGATCGGCATCGAGCCCGGGCGGGCCGAGCAGGCCGCCGCGCAGGGCCGGCTCGGGCTCGCGGTGTCCGTCCGCGGGCGGATCCGTGAGCTCGGCGGCGACGTCGCCGTCACCGGGCGCCCCGGTGAGGGGACGGAGGTCGAGCTGCGTGTCCCACGGTGA
- a CDS encoding Ig-like domain-containing protein: MGFRLLTRSMSGGPSLLVLAATVTCGFLVAGCEPTASGPGGGGPTVTAAPTPTTTTPAPSPTRGATPTAGGPTSTPVPTTPTTPAPTTSQPSASPSAADTRIAVQAAGNVRQGGIDVGVATVPGAGTPWPTGTIKVYEGSALLGTVTIKHGDMDPYSMGGLDITLAPGYHTLTLDYSGDATYRPDRRTMAANIANAQIIASIPGGTVVWAESYSVDIEVKGLPGVSGTPSGKVRNRENFGLPSFEATLDANGRATLEIDPSWSGTAPFTAPRANAIFIEYLGDDDFVPTTLMVEFTEVPNTP, from the coding sequence ATGGGCTTTCGGCTGCTTACCCGCTCGATGTCCGGCGGGCCGTCATTGCTTGTCCTCGCCGCAACTGTGACCTGTGGTTTTCTTGTCGCGGGCTGTGAGCCGACCGCTTCTGGCCCGGGTGGCGGTGGGCCGACCGTCACCGCGGCGCCGACACCCACGACGACCACGCCCGCGCCGAGCCCGACGCGCGGCGCGACGCCGACCGCCGGTGGCCCGACGTCGACGCCGGTGCCCACGACACCCACGACGCCCGCGCCGACGACCAGCCAGCCGAGCGCGTCGCCGTCCGCGGCTGACACGCGGATCGCCGTGCAGGCCGCAGGCAACGTGCGTCAGGGTGGGATCGATGTCGGTGTGGCCACCGTCCCGGGCGCCGGCACTCCCTGGCCGACCGGAACCATCAAGGTGTACGAGGGGAGCGCTCTCCTCGGGACGGTGACCATCAAGCACGGCGACATGGATCCGTACTCCATGGGCGGCCTCGACATCACTCTCGCTCCCGGCTATCACACCCTGACGCTCGACTACAGCGGCGACGCGACCTACCGGCCGGACCGGCGCACGATGGCGGCGAACATCGCGAATGCGCAGATCATCGCGTCGATTCCCGGTGGAACTGTCGTCTGGGCGGAGTCGTACTCCGTGGATATCGAGGTGAAGGGCCTTCCCGGGGTATCGGGGACTCCGTCCGGCAAGGTGCGCAACAGGGAGAACTTCGGCCTGCCCTCGTTCGAGGCGACGCTCGACGCGAACGGGCGTGCGACGCTCGAGATCGACCCGTCATGGTCGGGCACGGCTCCGTTCACCGCGCCCCGTGCGAACGCCATCTTCATCGAGTACCTGGGCGACGACGACTTCGTGCCCACGACGTTGATGGTCGAGTTCACGGAGGTCCCCAACACGCCGTAG
- a CDS encoding LysR family transcriptional regulator, protein METRELRYFIALAEELHFGRAAQRLGITQPPLSRAISQLERRLGVTLLERSSRSVTLTEAGAVLLREGRAALDAVDAADRRTRRAALAGTGEADLVLVTKAGASGELLAKLLDAYAAEPGAATVDVILCGIAEQERLLRDGRADVALLHRPYDSTVGFDTEELCTEGQVALLPSGHFLTGRANLRMADVAALPGLPMPRWPGRNGTYPDGPGPQVRDHTQLYQLIALGRTCTVLPESCRVSLRPDITAVPVLDAPPVTTVIAWPPHSRSRALAGLVRAATRL, encoded by the coding sequence ATGGAGACGCGGGAGCTGCGTTACTTCATCGCCCTCGCCGAGGAGCTGCATTTCGGGCGGGCCGCGCAACGCCTCGGGATCACGCAGCCGCCGCTGTCACGGGCGATCAGCCAGCTGGAGCGCCGACTCGGGGTGACGCTCTTGGAACGCAGCAGCCGCAGTGTCACGCTGACCGAGGCCGGGGCGGTGCTGCTGCGGGAGGGCCGGGCCGCCCTCGACGCGGTCGACGCCGCGGACCGCCGGACCCGCCGCGCCGCGCTCGCCGGAACAGGCGAGGCCGACCTGGTGCTCGTCACGAAGGCCGGCGCGTCCGGTGAGCTGCTGGCGAAGCTGCTCGACGCGTACGCCGCCGAACCAGGCGCGGCCACCGTCGACGTGATCCTCTGCGGGATCGCCGAGCAGGAACGACTGCTTCGCGACGGGCGGGCCGACGTGGCGCTGCTGCACCGGCCGTACGACTCGACGGTCGGGTTCGACACCGAGGAACTGTGCACCGAAGGTCAGGTCGCGCTCCTGCCCTCCGGGCATTTCCTCACCGGCCGGGCCAACCTGCGGATGGCCGACGTCGCCGCGCTGCCCGGCCTGCCGATGCCCCGCTGGCCGGGCCGTAACGGCACCTACCCCGACGGCCCCGGCCCGCAGGTTCGGGACCACACGCAGCTGTACCAGCTGATCGCGCTCGGCCGGACCTGCACCGTCCTGCCGGAGTCCTGCCGCGTCAGCCTTCGCCCCGACATCACCGCCGTCCCCGTGCTGGACGCACCGCCGGTGACGACGGTGATCGCGTGGCCGCCGCACAGCCGCTCCCGAGCCCTCGCCGGACTGGTCCGCGCCGCCACCCGTCTCTGA
- a CDS encoding ABC transporter permease, whose protein sequence is MSHLTGTGTQIRLILRRDRVLLPCWVFVLGILPAALAASFAGLYPTAAERQQFAATSARNGALIALYGPLRGSSLGELVCWRAGFLPVVIGLISALVVIRHTRAEEEAGRRELVGATAVGRHSGLAAALAVLLAANLVLAVIVTVSLSGRGLPTGGSLAFGLTLALGGWVFAAVGAVAAQVTTGAGSARGIACAVVAAAYAMRVVGDGGGVGGGGGVGGGLGGDGAGLAGWAWLSWLSPIGLLQRSYPFGARHWWVCVPAVGMVIVLVGVAVALSTRRDLGAGVFPDRPGPAQASPSLRSPLALAWRLHRGLLVCWVAGSALLGLVFGGVAGSVGDLVGDNPGLRDVFTRLGGRSGIIDAYFASVMSITAMLVAGYAIQAVLRLRAEEIAGRAEPVLATAAGRLRWAASHLVFAALGPTAALFTASIVTGLVHGLSGGGGDGGGGDDGAGVGVGGSLSHLVRLAAPQLPAVAVLAAIAVMLFGVFPRLWAVSWAAWAGCLLIGLFGTAAGASHWLLDVSPFTHTSRSVGGSVPVLPLSLLTVLAALLVVAGLAGLRRRDLPAG, encoded by the coding sequence ATGAGCCACCTGACCGGCACCGGAACGCAGATCCGGCTGATCCTGCGCCGTGACCGGGTGCTGCTGCCGTGCTGGGTGTTCGTCCTCGGCATCCTGCCGGCCGCCCTGGCGGCATCCTTCGCGGGCCTCTATCCGACGGCCGCCGAGCGGCAGCAGTTCGCCGCGACGAGTGCGCGAAACGGAGCCCTCATCGCGCTGTACGGTCCGCTGCGTGGCTCCAGCCTCGGTGAGCTGGTGTGTTGGCGGGCCGGATTCCTGCCGGTTGTCATCGGTCTGATCAGCGCACTGGTCGTCATCCGGCACACCCGGGCCGAGGAGGAGGCCGGGCGCCGGGAACTGGTCGGCGCGACCGCGGTCGGCCGGCACTCCGGCCTCGCCGCGGCGCTGGCTGTCCTGCTCGCCGCCAACCTCGTCCTCGCCGTGATCGTCACGGTCAGCCTGTCCGGCCGTGGCCTGCCCACGGGCGGATCGCTGGCCTTCGGGCTCACGCTGGCCCTCGGCGGCTGGGTCTTCGCGGCGGTCGGGGCGGTCGCCGCGCAGGTCACCACGGGTGCCGGCAGTGCTCGCGGGATCGCGTGCGCGGTCGTGGCCGCGGCCTACGCGATGCGTGTCGTCGGCGACGGCGGTGGCGTAGGTGGCGGTGGTGGCGTCGGCGGCGGCCTCGGTGGCGATGGTGCCGGTTTGGCGGGGTGGGCCTGGCTTTCCTGGCTGTCGCCGATCGGTCTTCTTCAGCGGAGCTACCCGTTCGGCGCGCGGCACTGGTGGGTGTGCGTACCCGCCGTCGGGATGGTGATCGTTCTCGTCGGGGTGGCTGTCGCGCTGTCCACGCGGCGCGACCTCGGGGCCGGTGTGTTCCCGGATCGTCCGGGGCCGGCGCAGGCGTCGCCGTCGTTGCGTTCGCCGCTTGCCCTCGCCTGGCGGCTGCACCGGGGGCTGCTTGTCTGCTGGGTCGCCGGCTCCGCCCTGCTCGGCCTGGTGTTCGGCGGTGTCGCCGGCAGCGTCGGGGATCTGGTGGGGGACAACCCGGGGCTGCGGGACGTCTTCACCCGGCTGGGCGGCCGGTCCGGGATCATCGACGCCTACTTCGCATCCGTGATGTCGATCACGGCGATGCTCGTCGCGGGCTACGCGATCCAGGCCGTGCTGCGACTGCGGGCCGAGGAGATCGCCGGCCGGGCGGAGCCCGTGCTGGCCACGGCTGCCGGCCGGCTGCGGTGGGCGGCGTCCCACCTGGTGTTCGCCGCGCTGGGCCCGACCGCGGCACTGTTCACCGCCAGCATCGTCACGGGGCTGGTCCACGGGCTGAGCGGTGGTGGTGGCGATGGCGGCGGGGGCGATGACGGCGCCGGTGTCGGTGTCGGTGGTTCGCTGTCGCACCTGGTGCGGCTCGCGGCGCCGCAGCTGCCCGCCGTCGCGGTGCTCGCGGCGATCGCGGTGATGCTGTTCGGCGTGTTCCCCCGGCTGTGGGCGGTGAGCTGGGCGGCATGGGCCGGCTGCCTGCTGATCGGCCTGTTCGGCACCGCGGCGGGGGCGAGCCACTGGCTGCTGGACGTCTCACCGTTCACCCACACCAGCCGTTCGGTCGGTGGATCGGTGCCCGTCCTGCCGCTGTCGCTGCTCACCGTTCTCGCCGCCCTGCTCGTGGTGGCCGGCCTCGCGGGGCTGCGGCGCCGCGACCTGCCGGCCGGCTGA
- a CDS encoding TetR/AcrR family transcriptional regulator: MAERKVAITRATDGDAGGDDVHGRAGPAFEDLTARARIRDAALRLFAEQGFEATTIRGVAEAAGVSSGLVRHHFGAKEALREACDTYALERAMAIKEEAVVAGRLADPTFMVAVHPTLLLLQRYVARSMVDGSAAAAGLFDAMVAETERWIATGRLAGPGPDDDDDPRAFAAALVAMQTGLLILHDHVSRALGTDMLDVDGQVRLGRAVVDIHSRSLLSAEQAAQARAAYDEIQARRPARARGEEPEPARGEEPVGAPDEQPLCARDGEPSRAQDGERRQ; encoded by the coding sequence ATGGCCGAGCGGAAAGTGGCGATCACACGAGCTACCGATGGTGATGCTGGCGGTGACGACGTCCACGGCCGGGCGGGTCCGGCGTTCGAGGACCTGACGGCCAGGGCGCGCATCCGGGACGCGGCCCTGCGCCTGTTCGCCGAACAGGGCTTCGAGGCCACGACCATCCGAGGTGTCGCCGAGGCGGCCGGGGTGTCGTCAGGCCTGGTGCGCCACCACTTCGGAGCGAAGGAGGCGCTGCGCGAAGCCTGCGACACCTATGCGCTGGAACGGGCGATGGCCATCAAGGAGGAGGCGGTCGTGGCCGGCCGGCTGGCCGATCCGACGTTCATGGTCGCCGTCCATCCCACCCTGCTGCTGCTCCAGCGCTACGTGGCCCGGTCGATGGTCGACGGCTCCGCGGCAGCCGCCGGCCTGTTCGACGCCATGGTCGCCGAGACGGAGCGGTGGATCGCGACCGGCCGGCTGGCCGGGCCCGGGCCCGATGACGACGACGACCCGCGGGCCTTCGCGGCCGCGCTGGTCGCGATGCAGACCGGCCTGCTCATCCTGCACGACCACGTCTCGCGGGCACTCGGAACCGACATGCTCGACGTCGACGGGCAGGTGCGGCTCGGCCGGGCGGTCGTCGACATCCACTCACGTTCGTTGCTCAGCGCGGAGCAGGCCGCCCAGGCGCGGGCGGCGTACGACGAGATCCAGGCCCGCCGGCCGGCACGTGCGCGCGGCGAGGAGCCGGAGCCTGCGCGCGGCGAGGAGCCGGTGGGTGCCCCGGATGAGCAGCCGCTGTGTGCCCGGGACGGGGAGCCGTCGCGGGCGCAGGACGGGGAGCGCCGGCAGTGA
- a CDS encoding YiaA/YiaB family inner membrane protein produces MTTAKAPVPRTTTAFMVQATLSFSISVIAVLYAIAHLPGDAWMRGFLLLGTLYIVTSTFTLSKCVRDHQEASAVISRVDQARLERLMAEYDPFKQQLTP; encoded by the coding sequence ATGACCACCGCCAAGGCCCCCGTACCCCGGACGACGACCGCTTTCATGGTCCAGGCCACGCTTTCCTTCAGCATCTCGGTGATCGCGGTCCTCTATGCGATCGCGCATCTTCCGGGCGATGCCTGGATGCGTGGTTTCCTTCTGCTCGGCACGCTGTACATCGTCACCTCGACGTTCACGCTCTCGAAGTGCGTCCGTGACCACCAGGAGGCCTCCGCCGTCATCAGCCGGGTCGACCAGGCGCGGCTGGAGCGGCTCATGGCCGAGTACGACCCCTTCAAACAGCAGTTGACGCCCTGA
- a CDS encoding ABC transporter ATP-binding protein: MTAAIEVEQLVKAFGRTRALDGLDLTVRTGEVHGFLGPNGAGKSTTLRIVLGLVRADAGTVRLLGGDAWRDATALHRRLAYVPGDVTLWPNLSGGEAIDLLGRLRGGLDPRRRADLLERFDLDPRKKGRSYSKGNRQKVALVAAFASDVELLMLDEPTSGLDPLMEETFRELIREEQRRDGRTVLLSSHILAEVEALCDRVTIIRDGRSVETGTLAELRHLTRTSVRAELAAPADALDVLGGLRGVPGLHNVDVAGNRVSFEADGDALNAALLRLTAAGVRGLVSQPPTLEELFLRHYDRAGAQDRSGTQDRSGTRP, translated from the coding sequence GTGACCGCGGCGATCGAGGTGGAGCAGCTGGTCAAGGCCTTCGGTCGCACCCGTGCCCTCGACGGCCTGGACCTGACCGTGCGCACCGGTGAGGTGCACGGCTTCCTCGGCCCCAACGGTGCCGGCAAGAGCACGACGCTGCGTATCGTGCTCGGCCTGGTCCGGGCCGACGCGGGCACGGTGCGCCTGCTCGGCGGGGACGCGTGGCGGGATGCGACCGCGCTGCACCGCCGGCTGGCGTATGTGCCCGGCGACGTCACGCTGTGGCCGAACCTGTCCGGTGGCGAGGCGATCGACCTCCTCGGGCGGCTGCGCGGCGGGCTCGATCCACGGCGGCGGGCGGACCTGCTCGAACGCTTCGATCTGGACCCGCGCAAGAAGGGCCGCTCCTACTCGAAGGGGAACCGGCAGAAGGTCGCGCTGGTCGCCGCCTTCGCCTCGGACGTCGAGCTGCTCATGCTGGACGAGCCGACCTCGGGCCTCGATCCGCTGATGGAGGAGACGTTCCGCGAGCTGATCCGGGAGGAGCAGCGGCGTGACGGGCGCACCGTCCTGCTGTCGAGCCACATCCTGGCTGAGGTGGAGGCGCTGTGCGACCGCGTCACGATCATCCGGGACGGTCGCTCGGTCGAGACCGGCACCCTCGCCGAGCTGCGCCACCTGACCCGCACGTCCGTCCGCGCCGAGCTCGCCGCCCCGGCGGACGCCCTTGACGTTCTCGGTGGTCTGCGCGGCGTCCCCGGCCTTCACAACGTGGACGTGGCCGGGAACCGGGTCAGCTTCGAGGCGGACGGCGACGCCCTCAACGCGGCGTTGCTGCGGCTCACCGCCGCCGGCGTGCGCGGTCTGGTCAGCCAGCCACCAACCCTCGAGGAGCTGTTCCTGCGGCACTACGACCGCGCGGGCGCGCAGGACCGTTCAGGTACGCAGGACCGTTCAGGCACGCGGCCATGA
- a CDS encoding SDR family oxidoreductase yields the protein MSERNERNEQPGRTTALVTGANKGIGYEIAAGLGALGWSVGVGARDTGRREAAVEKLRAAGFDVFGVPLDVADDGSVAAAAALVEERAGRLDVLVNNAGVTGGMPQQPTMVDPAVVRAVVETNVIGVIRVTNAMLPLLRRSASPRIVNMSSGVGSITRQSESADVSMTGPISAAYSPSKTFLNAVTVQYAKELRDTNILINAVCPGYTATDLNGFRGIRTPEQGAAIAIRLATVPADGPSGGFFEDAGVVPW from the coding sequence ATGAGCGAACGCAACGAACGGAACGAGCAGCCCGGACGGACGACTGCGCTGGTCACCGGCGCGAACAAGGGCATCGGGTACGAGATCGCGGCCGGTCTGGGCGCGCTCGGCTGGAGCGTCGGCGTCGGCGCCCGGGACACCGGGCGCAGGGAGGCAGCCGTGGAGAAGCTGCGCGCGGCCGGCTTCGACGTCTTCGGCGTGCCGCTCGACGTGGCCGACGACGGGAGCGTCGCCGCCGCGGCGGCACTCGTCGAGGAACGCGCCGGCCGCCTCGACGTCCTCGTGAACAACGCCGGGGTGACCGGCGGAATGCCGCAGCAGCCCACCATGGTCGACCCCGCGGTCGTGCGGGCCGTCGTGGAGACGAACGTGATCGGAGTCATCCGCGTCACCAACGCGATGCTGCCGCTGCTGCGCCGCTCGGCGTCGCCGCGGATCGTGAACATGTCCAGCGGCGTCGGATCCATCACCCGGCAGAGCGAATCCGCCGACGTGAGCATGACCGGCCCGATCTCCGCCGCGTACTCGCCGTCGAAGACGTTTCTCAACGCCGTCACCGTCCAGTACGCCAAGGAGCTGCGGGACACCAACATCCTGATCAACGCGGTCTGCCCCGGCTACACCGCGACCGACCTCAACGGCTTCCGCGGCATCCGCACCCCCGAGCAGGGCGCGGCGATCGCGATCCGGCTCGCGACCGTCCCCGCCGATGGCCCGTCCGGCGGCTTCTTCGAGGACGCCGGAGTCGTGCCCTGGTGA